One segment of Actinomycetota bacterium DNA contains the following:
- the trpS gene encoding tryptophan--tRNA ligase — translation MTRKRILTGYRPTGKLHLGHWFGNLQNMLAFQDEYDAYYFVADWHAMTSMWADTHEIRRFTEEQVLDWLAAGLDPEKCTIYRQSDVPEVAELTLYFSMVTPMPWLERVPSYKEQREQITDKDLGNVGFFLYPLLQAADIAIVLADAVPVGEDQLPHLELTREVVRRFNSAYGGGADGTGYLVEPQAIVPKEGARVPGTDGRKMSKSYGNAIYIADTPEEITAKVHAMVTDPARKLKTDPGDPDICPLHAIHKLVSPDAAEIAQWDACCRIAECGCVAHKTKMAEDLVVYLADFRGRREALAARPGYAWEVLEAGAAKARPVTRGVVDECRRLVHVERDE, via the coding sequence ATGACACGCAAGCGCATACTCACCGGCTACCGCCCCACGGGCAAGCTCCACCTCGGCCACTGGTTCGGCAACCTGCAGAACATGCTGGCGTTCCAGGACGAGTACGACGCGTACTACTTCGTCGCCGACTGGCACGCGATGACCTCGATGTGGGCCGACACGCACGAGATCCGGCGCTTCACGGAAGAGCAGGTCCTCGACTGGCTGGCGGCCGGCCTCGACCCGGAGAAGTGCACCATCTACCGCCAGTCCGACGTGCCCGAGGTCGCCGAGCTCACGCTGTACTTCTCGATGGTCACGCCGATGCCGTGGCTCGAGCGCGTGCCGTCCTACAAGGAGCAGCGCGAGCAGATCACCGACAAGGATCTGGGCAACGTCGGGTTCTTCCTCTACCCGCTGCTGCAGGCCGCCGACATCGCCATCGTGCTGGCCGACGCAGTGCCGGTGGGCGAGGACCAGCTGCCGCACCTCGAACTGACGCGCGAGGTCGTGCGGCGGTTCAACTCGGCGTACGGAGGCGGCGCCGACGGCACCGGCTACCTCGTCGAGCCGCAGGCCATCGTGCCCAAGGAGGGCGCGCGCGTGCCGGGCACCGACGGCCGGAAGATGAGCAAGTCGTACGGCAACGCCATCTACATCGCGGACACGCCCGAGGAGATCACCGCGAAGGTGCACGCGATGGTCACGGACCCGGCACGCAAGCTCAAGACCGACCCTGGTGACCCGGACATCTGCCCGCTGCACGCCATCCACAAGCTCGTGTCGCCCGACGCGGCCGAGATAGCGCAGTGGGACGCGTGCTGCCGGATCGCTGAGTGCGGCTGTGTGGCACACAAGACCAAGATGGCCGAGGACCTCGTGGTGTACCTCGCGGACTTCCGCGGGAGGCGTGAAGCGCTGGCCGCGAGGCCCGGCTACGCGTGGGAGGTGCTCGAGGCCGGCGCCGCCAAGGCGCGCCCGGTCACGCGTGGCGTGGTCGACGAGTGCCGCCGTCTCGTGCATGTCGAGCGCGACGAGTAG